A single region of the Ciconia boyciana chromosome 13, ASM3463844v1, whole genome shotgun sequence genome encodes:
- the BHLHA15 gene encoding class A basic helix-loop-helix protein 15: protein MKTKTKGKKQRHTVDKEAFSEESAMRKKELVKCLRHKERRNGGNKESSKITTARAKHPWSNKDRHLRRLESNERERQRMHKLNNAFQALREVIPHVRAENKLSKIETLTLAKNYIKSLTSIILNMSNGHFPAAEGMGGAWVSKLYQHYQQQHGDDDREEHLQKYST from the coding sequence ATGAAGACTAAAaccaaaggaaagaagcaaaggCATACTGTTGacaaagaagcattttctgaGGAATcagcaatgaggaaaaaagaactgGTGAAATGTTTGCGACacaaagaaaggaggaatggGGGAAACAAGGAGAGCAGCAAGATCACTACAGCCAGAGCCAAGCATCCTTGGAGCAATAAGGACAGGCATTTGAGGAGACTGGAAAGCAACGAGCGGGAGAGGCAGAGAATGCACAAGCTCAACAATGCATTCCAGGCTTTGCGGGAGGTGATCCCTCATGTGAGAGCTGAGAATAAACTTTCCAAAATAGAGACTCTAACACTGGccaaaaattacattaaatccTTGACCTCCATTATACTCAACATGTCCAACGGACactttccagcagcagaagggatgGGGGGAGCCTGGGTGTCCAAATTGTACCAGCATTATCAACAACAACATGGGGATGACGATCGTGAGGAACATCTACAAAAATATTCCACATAG
- the TECPR1 gene encoding tectonin beta-propeller repeat-containing protein 1, which yields MAMPSSLLWAVDIFGRVYTLSTVGQYWELCKDTQLEFKRVSAVKQCCWGIACDHQVYTYVFSGDVPIRYQEETYENQRWNPVGGFCEKLLPSDRWQWSDVSGLKHQQLDSFTLPSPHWEWESDWYVDENIGGEPTEKGGWTYAIDFPSTYTKDKKWNSCVRRRRWIRYRRYKSRDVWAKIISHDDPDQLPDPFNDISVGGWEITDEPLGRLSVWAVSLQGRVWYRENICHHNPEGSMWSLITTPGEVVQISCGPYDLLWATLWEGQAIVREGIDRNNPQGISWSIVESPSSENGIMHISVGVDVVWCVTKDRKVWFRRGVNSHNPCGTSWIEMVGEMMMVTVGLNNQVWGISCDDRAIYFRQGVTPSELSGKTWKAIVSGRESDRSQTGSSTSLLSAGCFFTDDIQNQTNAIIQGDADTSSDTELPSVPMNLANTPPMGAAASSSGNSTGNQTAEICANLTVDPLDSDQGEATVASTNNEKANLEMHKSSPNPNPSAELQWTNIDLKEAQKHPVLSVSTFAETSSLSSLGMFSVGAEEQYGADEHPVWAWVSGGGCLVDLHSPLKWFTVPSGLSSSVQSLSLSITPAQTAAWRKQIFQQLSERTKRELENFRHYEQAIEQSVWVKTGTLQWWRNWKPHKWMDVRVALEQFTGSDGMRDSILFIYYMYHEEKKYIHVFLNEVTIIVEVLNEAKHSFALYTPERTKQRWPIRLAATTEQEMHDWLSLLTMSCCESRRIQGPPSHHAIWSVTCKGDIFVSEPSPELEAGPHLMPCDQMFWRQVGGHLRLIECNNRGIVWGIGYDHTAWVYTGGYGGGFIQGLASSADNIYTQSDVKCVYIYENQRWNPVTGYSSRGLPTDRYMWSDASGLLECTKINTKPPSPQWSWVSDWYIDFNTSGGTDREGWQYAADFPASYHGHKTMKDFVRRRRWARKCKIVTNGPWLEVPPVTLWDISIIPSSDADDEEAVALWAISDKGDVLCRLGVTQQNPAGTSWLHVGTDQPFISISIGAFYQVWAIARDGSAFYRGSVSPKKPAGDCWYHIPSPQKQKLKQVSVGRTSVFVLDKNGNLWYRQGITPSYPQGSTWDPVSNNIRKMSVGPLDQVWVIADKVQGSHSLSCGTVCHRTGVQPMEPKGLSWDYGIGGGWDHITVRGNATEASRVAMHDTSEENPAVSKALEGEENKGKTEHSQTPLMVSESQELDRNAVNC from the exons ATGGCCATGCCGAGTTCCCTTTTGTGGGCTGTTGACATTTTTGGGAGGGTTTACACTCTGTCTACAGTTGGCCAGTACTGGGAGCTCTGTAAGGACACACAGCTGGAATTCAAACGGGTCTCTGCTGTCAAACAGTGCTGCTGGGGAATAGCCTGTGATCATCAAGTATACACCTATGTGTTCTCGGGTGATGTTCCTATTAGGTACCAGGAAGAAACCTATGAGAATCAG CGCTGGAATCCAGTTGGTGGCTTTTGTGAGAAACTACTGCCCAGTGACCGCTGGCAGTGGAGTGATGTGAGCGGGTTAAAACATCAGCAGCTTGATAGTTTCACACTGCCGTCACCACACTGGGAGTGGGAGTCTGACTGGTATGTGGATGAAAATATTGGAGGGGAACCAACAGAGAAAGGG GGCTGGACTTATGCCATAGACTTCCCCAGCACCTACACAAAGGATAAGAAATGGAATTCTTGTGTCAGACGCAGGAGGTGGATCAGATACAGGAGATACAAATCACGGGACGTTTGGGCAAAG ATCATATCACATGATGATCCAGATCAGTTGCCAGACCCTTTCAATGACATCTCCGTTGGAGGATGGGAAATCACCGATGAGCCTCTTGGCCGTTTATCAGTATGGGCAGTTTCTTTACAAGGAAGG GTATGGTACAGAGAAAACATCTGCCATCACAATCCAGAAGGTTCCATGTGGTCCTTAATCACCACTCCTGGTGAAGTTGTACAGATCAGCTGTGGACCATATGACCTCCTTTGGGCAACTCTTTGGGAAGGGCAAGCTATTGTGAGAGAAGGAATTGATAGGAATAACCCTCAAG GAATTTCCTGGAGTATTGTGGAGTCTCCAAGCTCTGAAAATGGGATTATGCACATCTCTGTGGGTGTTGATGTGGTGTGGTGTGTTACAAAGGATAGAAAA GTGTGGTTTAGAAGAGGAGTGAACTCACATAATCCTTGTGGAACAAGCTGGATTGAAATGGTTGGAGAAATGATGATGGTAACTGTAGGCTTAAATAACCAG GTCTGGGGAATCAGCTGTGACGATAGAGCAATTTATTTTCGTCAAGGTGTCACACCAAGTGAGCTCAGTGGGAAGACATGGAAGGCAATTGTATCTGGCCGAGAGAGTGACAGGTCTCAGACGGGGAGCTCAACAAGTCTGCTCAG TGCTGGCTGTTTCTTTACTGATGATATTCAGAACCAAACGAATGCGATCATTCAGGGTGATGCAGATACTTCCTCTGATACAGAGCTTCCAAGTGTACCCATGAACCTTGCCAACACTCCCCCGatgggagctgcagccagcagcagtggtAACAGCACAGGCAACCAGACAGCAGAAATATGTGCAAACTTGACTGTGGATCCTCTGGACTCTGATCAAGGAGAAGCCACTGTTGCTTCGACTAATAATGAGAAAGCTAATCTTGAAATGCATAAATCTTCTCCAAACCCAAATccttctgcagaactgcagtGGACAAACATTGACTTGAAGGAGGCCCAAAAGCATCCAGTCCTCTCCGTCAGCACCTTTGCAGAAACATCCAGCCTGTCTTCCCTTGGCATGTTCTCAGTGGGAGCTGAAGAACAGTACGGAGCTGATGAGCACCCAGTGTGGGCCTGGGTGTCTGGGGGAGGCTGTCTTGTAGATTTGCACAGCCCATTGAAATGGTTCACTGTTCCGTCAG GTCTGTCATCCTCTGTGCAATCTCTATCTCTGTCTATCACTCCAGCACAGACAGCAGCGTGGCgaaagcagatttttcagcAGCTCAGTGAAAGGACAAAGAGGGAACTGGAGAATTTTAGGCACTATGAACAGGCTATTGAGCAG TCGGTTTGGGTGAAAACTGGAACCTTGCAATGGTGGAGGAATTGGAAGCCTCATAAATGGATGGATGTTCGAGTTGCACTTGAGCAGTTCACTGGGAGCGATGGAATGCGTGACAGCATCCTGTTCATCTATTACATGTATCATGAGGAGAAAAAG TATATCCACGTGTTCCTGAATGAAGTCACTATTATAGTTGAAGTTCTGAATGAAGCCAAACACTCCTTTGCACTGTATACACCTGAAAGGACGAAGCAGCGATGGCCGATCCGCCTGGCAGCCACAACAGAGCAAGAAATGCATGACTGG CTGTCTTTGCTGACCATGTCCTGCTGTGAAAGCAGACGGATTCAAGGCCCTCCTTCTCACCATGCCATTTGGTCAGTTACTTGTAAAGGAGATATCTTTGTTAGTGAGCCAAGTCCTGAACTGGAGGCCGGACCACACCTGATGCCATGTGATCAAAT GTTTTGGCGTCAAGTTGGAGGTCATCTTCGACTGATAGAGTGCAATAACCGAGGCATAGTGTGGGGCATAGGATATGATCACACAGCTTGGGTTTACACCGGTGGATATGGAGGTGGCTTCATTCAAG GACTGGCCAGTAGTGCTGATAACATTTATACGCAGTCAGATGTGAAATGTGTTTACATCTATGAGAATCAACGGTGGAACCCAGTCACTGGATATAGCAGCAG AGGTCTGCCCACAGACAGATACATGTGGAGCGATGCATCTGGCCTGCTGGAATGTACAAAAATCAATACCAAGCCTCCTTCTCCGCAGTGGTCTTGG GTATCCGATTGGTATATTGATTTTAATACTTCAGGCGGAACTGATCGGGAAGGCTGGCAGTATGCAGCAGACTTTCCAGC GTCCTACCATGGTCACAAGACAATGAAAGACTTTGTCCGACGGAGGCGCTGGGCAAG aaaatgtaaGATAGTCACCAACGGGCCATGGCTGGAAGTGCCTCCTGTTACCCTGTGGGACATCTCCATAATTCCCAGTTCAGATGCAGATGATGAAGAAGCAGTAGCACTGTGGGCAATCAGTGACAAAGGAGACGTGCTCTGCAGGCTTGGAGTGACACAGCAAAATCCAGCT GGAACATCCTGGCTTCATGTGGGAACAGACCAGCCCTTCATTTCCATCTCAATTGGAGCATTTTACCAAGTGTGGGCTATTGCTAGAGATGGTTCTGCCTTCTATCGGGGTTCAGTGTCTCCAAAGAAACCTGCAG GTGACTGTTGGTACCATATTCCTTCACCtcaaaaacaaaagttaaaacaaGTCTCAGTAGGACGAACGTCCGTGTTTGTGTTGGATAAAAATg gcaATCTTTGGTACCGGCAAGGTATCACACCAAGCTACCCTCAAGGATCTACTTGGGATCCTGTTTCAAATAATATCCGTAAAATGTCTGTAGGGCCCCTGGACCAG GTCTGGGTGATAGCTGACAAAGTGCAAGGAAGTCATAGTTTGAGCTGCGGGACTGTCTGCCATCGGACTGGTGTTCAGCCAATGGAACCTAAAGGCCTCTCGTGGGATTACGGTATTGGG GGTGGATGGGACCACATTACAGTCAGAGGAAATGCAACTGAAGCATCTAGGGTCGCTATGCATGACACTTCTGAGGAAAACCCTGCTGTATCAAAGGCTTTAGAAGGTGAGGAGaataaagggaaaacagaacacTCTCAAACCCCTCTGATGGTCAGTGAAAGTCAAGAATTGGACAGAAATGCTGTTAATTGTTAA